From the Bacteroidia bacterium genome, one window contains:
- a CDS encoding cytochrome c biogenesis protein — translation MLHVANSIAEVILPILYVVTTYMYAVTFFGNEPISERWKSRALFLTTFVHFMYVGLHTAEYSRCMVTTPFEIMSLIAFTLTLTYTIIELRTGEKGTGLFILSLATLFELTSTVVMKLTEAGVANPVLSNMAIGLHVTLAIFGYAGFALSAMHSVMYLLMYRELKRGNFGAAYRNLPSLEGLEQMTIVPAVAGFVFLTASIVIGGVWLPKLFEDFSWFDPKLLSTAVVWLLYLALLFARYVLRVDGKRIVMLSLYGFAGIVLSLTIVNVFLSDFHRFL, via the coding sequence ATGCTTCATGTAGCCAACAGCATCGCCGAGGTCATACTTCCCATACTGTATGTGGTCACCACGTACATGTATGCGGTCACGTTTTTCGGGAATGAGCCAATATCCGAGCGCTGGAAATCGCGCGCGCTGTTTCTGACGACTTTCGTGCATTTCATGTATGTGGGTCTTCATACAGCCGAGTACAGCCGCTGCATGGTGACCACGCCGTTCGAAATTATGTCGCTGATCGCTTTCACGCTCACGCTCACCTACACCATTATCGAACTGCGCACGGGGGAGAAAGGGACGGGCCTGTTCATCCTTTCGCTGGCCACGCTGTTTGAACTGACGTCCACCGTGGTGATGAAGCTGACGGAGGCGGGCGTCGCCAATCCCGTGCTGTCCAATATGGCCATCGGTTTGCATGTGACGCTGGCGATATTCGGTTATGCGGGCTTTGCGCTTAGCGCCATGCACAGCGTGATGTATCTGCTGATGTACCGCGAGCTCAAACGCGGAAACTTCGGCGCGGCCTACCGCAACCTGCCGAGTCTGGAGGGCCTGGAGCAGATGACGATTGTGCCGGCCGTGGCGGGCTTCGTCTTTCTCACGGCATCCATAGTGATTGGCGGCGTGTGGTTGCCGAAGCTGTTCGAAGATTTCTCCTGGTTCGATCCCAAACTGCTATCAACGGCTGTGGTGTGGCTGCTGTACCTTGCGCTGCTTTTCGCGCGGTATGTATTGCGAGTGGACGGAAAGCGCATCGTCATGCTGTCTCTGTACGGCTTTGCCGGTATTGTGCTCTCACTGACGATTGTAAACGTGTTTTTGAGCGATTTCCACAGGTTTTTGTAA
- a CDS encoding ThiF family adenylyltransferase: protein MATTAAAARRRDPRFSRQEGLVPDALLDVLPSVSVFIPGMGAIGSATLLALARTGIGRFVIVDPDTISIENVAGQVFATTDTVGRHKTEVAAEIIHAINPGAIVEVQNMTNSIHTLKDIMDTVDVVVLGMDSLVGGIACYRAARLARKPVVDFLYFPTPNVISTLPTEETPEERFEYPTRDCSIEQCVDYHLAVESLLRVLAYGFAVNPGILENTSLVDNPMLGRFLRLEGPIPSFAPLTMEVGALMARETLAMIALEHGLEWPRLGRPGFYVDTYSGCCKRASTARLNELPGATMIMDRLREVRDVA, encoded by the coding sequence ATGGCGACAACAGCAGCAGCAGCAAGGAGAAGGGATCCACGATTTTCACGACAGGAAGGATTGGTCCCGGATGCCCTGTTGGACGTCCTGCCCAGTGTGTCCGTCTTCATTCCTGGAATGGGGGCGATAGGAAGCGCAACATTGCTGGCCCTGGCACGCACGGGTATCGGACGCTTCGTGATCGTCGATCCCGATACCATCAGTATTGAAAATGTCGCGGGGCAGGTCTTCGCAACGACAGACACCGTGGGCCGTCACAAAACGGAAGTCGCCGCCGAAATCATACACGCGATCAATCCCGGAGCTATCGTCGAAGTCCAGAATATGACCAACAGTATCCATACACTCAAGGACATTATGGATACGGTTGACGTCGTCGTTCTCGGTATGGATTCGCTCGTCGGCGGCATCGCGTGCTATCGTGCAGCGCGACTGGCCCGAAAGCCCGTTGTGGACTTTCTCTATTTTCCCACTCCGAATGTCATTTCGACGCTGCCGACGGAGGAGACTCCCGAAGAGCGTTTCGAGTATCCCACTCGCGACTGCTCGATTGAGCAATGTGTGGATTATCATCTGGCCGTCGAATCACTGCTGCGTGTGCTTGCGTACGGATTCGCGGTGAATCCCGGGATTCTAGAAAACACTTCCCTGGTGGATAATCCGATGCTGGGCCGCTTTTTACGACTGGAAGGACCCATCCCCAGCTTTGCGCCGCTGACCATGGAAGTAGGGGCTCTTATGGCGCGGGAGACTCTTGCAATGATCGCCCTGGAGCATGGATTGGAATGGCCACGTCTCGGAAGACCGGGATTCTACGTCGATACATATAGTGGATGTTGCAAACGCGCATCAACTGCGAGACTGAATGAGTTACCGGGCGCAACGATGATAATGGACCGGTTGAGGGAGGTGCGTGATGTCGCGTAG
- the hemC gene encoding hydroxymethylbilane synthase, whose amino-acid sequence MSKRIVIGTRGSALALWQAEYVQRELKRHHKGLRVELNIIKTKGDKILDQSLSKIGDKGLFTREIENALLDGSADIAVHSLKDLPTETPSGLRIAAITERETVNDALISTKWNSIAGLPEGAVIATGSLRRTAQLLHLRPDLRIIDIRGNLNTRMQKFDASDWDGMLLAYAGVKRLGWEHRIAQIIPTTLLLPAVGQGALGLEIREDDDKTARLISCLHHAETAAATTAERSLLRALEGGCQIPIGAFARLERGRLLLDAMVASIDGTVRLDTRGSTGDQAKAQALGTRVADKLLANGAREILHAIRGGQS is encoded by the coding sequence ATGAGTAAACGCATCGTCATCGGCACCCGAGGCAGCGCGCTCGCGCTGTGGCAGGCGGAATATGTGCAGCGCGAGCTCAAGCGCCATCACAAAGGTTTACGTGTCGAACTGAACATCATCAAGACAAAAGGCGATAAAATCCTCGATCAGTCGCTATCCAAAATCGGCGACAAGGGATTGTTCACCCGCGAAATCGAGAATGCCTTGCTGGACGGCAGCGCTGATATCGCCGTGCACAGTCTGAAGGATTTACCCACGGAAACACCCTCCGGTTTACGCATTGCCGCTATTACCGAGCGTGAGACGGTGAACGACGCTCTGATCTCCACGAAGTGGAATTCCATCGCCGGGCTTCCTGAAGGAGCGGTGATAGCCACGGGCAGTCTGCGTCGCACCGCGCAGCTTTTGCATCTGCGGCCGGATCTGCGCATCATCGATATTCGCGGCAATCTGAACACACGCATGCAGAAATTCGATGCCTCGGACTGGGACGGTATGCTTCTTGCCTATGCGGGCGTCAAACGTCTCGGTTGGGAGCATCGCATCGCCCAGATCATACCCACCACGCTGTTGCTGCCCGCTGTGGGGCAGGGCGCCCTGGGCCTGGAAATTCGAGAAGACGACGACAAGACCGCCAGGCTGATCTCCTGCCTCCATCACGCTGAAACCGCCGCAGCAACCACCGCCGAACGCAGTCTGCTGCGCGCACTCGAAGGCGGTTGCCAGATTCCCATAGGTGCCTTCGCTCGTCTTGAGCGCGGCCGCTTGCTGCTCGATGCCATGGTTGCTTCCATTGACGGCACGGTGCGTCTGGACACGCGCGGCAGCACAGGCGATCAGGCAAAAGCGCAAGCGCTGGGCACGCGCGTGGCAGACAAACTGCTCGCCAACGGAGCACGCGAAATACTGCATGCCATCCGGGGAGGGCAATCCTGA
- the hemE gene encoding uroporphyrinogen decarboxylase — MSQITNDLLLRAARREYTERTPVWMMRQAGRYLPEYRAVRAKADFLTLCKTPELAAEVTIQPVDIVGVDAAIIFSDILVVPEAMGMELLVEEGKGGPRFPSPLRSMADIAALNVDGAADRLQYVYDALALTKRELNNRVPLIGFAGAPWTLASYAVEGGGSKNFETIKTLLYNQPDVMHALLSKLADVVSEYLVRQTQNGADIVQIFDTWAGAMSKDAFLEFSLPYIMQIVEHVKAHSDVPVTVFAKGANSSLPELATCGCDVVGLDWTVDIGEVRSSIGQYAALQGNLDPVALYSSPESIRAEVRRILEWYGNNPGHIFNLGHGILPTVPVEHAKAMIDAVKEISVEIRDEENA; from the coding sequence ATGTCCCAAATCACGAACGATCTTCTTCTCCGCGCCGCGAGGCGTGAATACACGGAGCGCACTCCTGTCTGGATGATGCGGCAGGCAGGGCGTTATCTCCCGGAATACCGGGCTGTGCGCGCGAAGGCCGATTTTCTCACCCTGTGCAAAACTCCCGAGCTGGCCGCCGAGGTCACCATTCAACCCGTTGACATCGTCGGTGTGGACGCGGCCATCATTTTCTCCGACATCCTTGTTGTGCCTGAAGCCATGGGTATGGAACTTCTCGTCGAAGAAGGCAAGGGCGGGCCGCGCTTCCCATCGCCTCTGCGGAGCATGGCCGACATCGCAGCACTCAATGTTGACGGCGCCGCGGATCGGCTCCAGTACGTGTACGACGCGCTTGCGCTGACAAAGCGGGAGCTGAACAATCGTGTGCCGCTCATCGGCTTTGCCGGGGCGCCGTGGACGCTGGCCTCGTATGCGGTGGAAGGTGGCGGGTCGAAGAATTTCGAAACGATCAAGACCTTGCTCTACAATCAGCCGGATGTGATGCACGCTCTCTTGTCAAAACTCGCCGATGTCGTGTCGGAATATCTTGTGCGACAGACGCAGAACGGTGCCGACATCGTGCAGATTTTCGATACCTGGGCGGGTGCGATGAGCAAGGACGCATTCCTGGAATTTTCCCTTCCCTACATCATGCAGATTGTCGAGCATGTGAAAGCGCACAGCGACGTTCCGGTGACGGTATTCGCGAAGGGCGCGAATTCGTCACTGCCCGAACTCGCCACCTGTGGCTGCGACGTTGTCGGACTGGACTGGACGGTGGACATCGGCGAAGTACGTTCGAGCATCGGTCAGTATGCCGCGCTGCAGGGTAATCTCGATCCCGTGGCGCTCTATTCCTCGCCCGAAAGCATACGAGCGGAAGTACGACGGATTCTCGAGTGGTATGGCAACAATCCGGGCCACATTTTCAATCTCGGTCACGGCATTCTCCCGACGGTGCCGGTGGAACATGCGAAAGCGATGATAGACGCGGTAAAAGAAATTTCCGTGGAAATCCGGGACGAAGAAAACGCATAA
- a CDS encoding methylated-DNA--[protein]-cysteine S-methyltransferase, producing the protein MNTLTFEEMYDAIGTRDSMYEGVFITAVKTTGIFCRPSCRARKPKPENVEFFPTAQEALRSGYRPCMLCKPMERRDETPDFIRGIINLVRNNPFDRIKDADIRERGLEPSQLRRWFLKHHNMTFHAYQRMLRINTAYQRISEGGTVTEAAFDSGYDSLSGFGERYRDIFGAAPTRTKNTAVISIVRLTTPIGPMFAGASADGLCLLEFTDRRMLEREFLDLRRYKNAVILPGTNRHLEQTERELREYFAGERKDFTVTIDAPGTPFQEAVWRVLTRIPYGETRSYAQQAEALGNTKAVRAVAYANGMNRISIIIPCHRVIGADGSLTGYGGGLHRKRWLLDFEKKHS; encoded by the coding sequence ATGAATACTCTGACTTTTGAAGAAATGTACGACGCCATCGGTACGCGGGACTCCATGTACGAAGGCGTGTTCATCACCGCCGTGAAGACCACCGGTATTTTTTGTCGTCCCTCTTGCCGCGCGCGCAAACCGAAACCGGAAAATGTCGAGTTCTTCCCCACAGCGCAGGAGGCCCTCCGCAGCGGCTACCGGCCCTGCATGCTGTGCAAACCCATGGAAAGGCGGGACGAAACACCGGACTTCATACGCGGTATCATAAACCTTGTGAGGAATAACCCGTTCGATAGGATTAAGGATGCCGATATCCGGGAAAGGGGACTCGAACCCAGTCAGTTGCGGCGCTGGTTCCTGAAGCATCACAATATGACCTTTCATGCCTACCAACGCATGCTGCGCATCAACACCGCCTATCAGCGCATCAGCGAGGGAGGGACGGTGACGGAGGCGGCATTCGACAGCGGGTATGATTCGCTCAGCGGGTTCGGGGAGCGCTATCGCGACATTTTCGGGGCGGCGCCAACGCGGACGAAAAACACGGCGGTCATTTCCATCGTGCGGTTGACGACGCCCATTGGTCCGATGTTCGCGGGTGCGAGCGCCGACGGACTATGCCTACTCGAATTCACGGACCGACGCATGCTCGAGAGGGAATTTCTGGATCTGCGTCGGTATAAAAACGCCGTGATTCTGCCGGGGACGAACCGGCATCTCGAACAGACGGAGAGAGAATTGCGCGAGTATTTCGCGGGCGAACGGAAGGATTTCACCGTCACCATAGACGCACCGGGGACGCCATTCCAAGAAGCGGTGTGGCGCGTTCTCACGCGCATTCCCTACGGGGAGACGCGCTCCTACGCGCAGCAGGCCGAGGCCCTCGGCAATACCAAGGCCGTGCGCGCCGTGGCCTACGCAAACGGTATGAACCGCATCAGCATCATCATACCCTGCCACCGCGTCATCGGAGCGGACGGAAGCCTCACCGGCTACGGCGGCGGCCTGCATCGGAAGCGCTGGTTGCTGGATTTCGAGAAGAAGCATAGTTGA
- a CDS encoding uroporphyrinogen-III synthase, whose protein sequence is MGERIVTVLNTRPEPGDFDDALQARGLGCIHLPMIRIADPESWDALDAAVDRMGQWDGVLLTSANAVRYFLRRLEERMLDVTDLPPVHLIGLKTAAVARRGGLLTASISEAAYGSAMAADLPDVAGRHFLQPCSDIARDEVLTGVLDRGGQVQQVPVYRILGPEAEIVNRLRALHAENGYDWAAFFSPSAVRYFIAALPEFLSDPRPVAVIGETTAVAASALGVHVDLVAHAQSAEALADALAERAARSAERRA, encoded by the coding sequence ATGGGTGAGCGGATCGTCACAGTGCTCAACACGCGCCCCGAGCCGGGCGATTTTGACGATGCGCTTCAGGCGCGCGGTTTGGGCTGCATTCATCTGCCGATGATACGGATCGCCGATCCGGAATCCTGGGATGCGCTTGACGCGGCGGTTGATCGCATGGGACAGTGGGATGGTGTGCTTCTGACCAGTGCAAACGCAGTGCGGTACTTCCTGCGACGCTTGGAAGAGCGCATGTTGGACGTTACGGACCTTCCTCCGGTGCACCTGATCGGCTTGAAAACGGCAGCGGTGGCCAGGCGGGGAGGACTGCTAACCGCGTCGATTTCGGAAGCGGCATATGGCAGTGCAATGGCGGCGGATTTGCCGGATGTGGCCGGAAGACATTTTCTTCAGCCCTGCTCGGATATTGCGCGCGACGAAGTTCTCACCGGTGTGCTGGACCGCGGTGGCCAGGTGCAGCAAGTGCCCGTGTACCGGATACTGGGACCCGAAGCTGAGATCGTCAACCGTCTCCGCGCTCTCCACGCAGAAAACGGTTACGACTGGGCGGCGTTTTTTTCACCTTCGGCCGTGCGGTATTTCATCGCGGCGCTGCCGGAGTTCCTGAGCGATCCCCGGCCCGTTGCCGTCATTGGCGAAACCACCGCCGTCGCCGCGAGCGCGCTCGGTGTACATGTGGATCTCGTTGCGCATGCGCAGAGTGCGGAAGCGTTGGCGGATGCGCTGGCAGAGCGCGCAGCTCGCAGCGCAGAGCGGAGAGCATAG
- the hemA gene encoding glutamyl-tRNA reductase produces the protein MIFAVGVNHHTASVQVRECLHLSDEEIVHFLERHHGTLFREAAIVSTCNRTELYAVPAEDHIDGDALIHALRETRPAEQLHDSKFFRLFSCGAVTHLFKVASATDSQILGDMQILNQVKTSYELAMKAGTVGNVLSHMYMGALHAGKRVRSETAIGIGAVSVSFAAVDLARKIFSDLHRKQVLIIGSGETSVLAARHLLSKGVEQLSITNRTYENARPFADEIGARMIRFESFPDMLHEFDMIVSATASPVPVVTYDSVKAAMRKRQNRPLLILDLAVPRDVDPRINELPSVFLRDLDSIQSIIDQNLEQRRQQIPKADAIVTEEVVNFFLWYNTLDAAPTIQQLREKFEQVRAMEVDRYRNKIDDTSLELVETLTRRIINKLLHPTMVSIRKPAYDSNEFSSRLQLVRELFNLEEQNTDTTRENIEQ, from the coding sequence ATGATTTTCGCGGTCGGGGTCAATCATCACACCGCGTCGGTGCAGGTGCGGGAATGCCTGCATTTGTCGGATGAGGAAATCGTGCACTTCCTTGAACGCCATCACGGGACGCTGTTTCGTGAAGCGGCCATCGTCTCCACCTGCAACCGGACCGAACTGTATGCCGTCCCCGCCGAGGATCACATCGATGGCGATGCGCTCATTCACGCGTTGCGCGAGACACGTCCCGCAGAGCAACTGCACGATTCGAAATTTTTCCGCCTGTTCAGCTGCGGGGCGGTGACGCATCTGTTCAAAGTCGCCTCGGCCACGGATTCGCAAATCCTGGGCGACATGCAGATTCTGAATCAGGTGAAAACCTCCTACGAGCTGGCGATGAAAGCCGGTACCGTGGGCAATGTGCTGAGCCACATGTACATGGGCGCGCTGCATGCCGGCAAGCGCGTTCGCAGCGAAACGGCTATCGGTATCGGCGCAGTGTCAGTGAGCTTTGCGGCCGTGGATCTGGCGCGAAAGATTTTCTCCGATCTGCATCGCAAACAGGTACTTATCATCGGCAGCGGCGAAACCAGCGTCCTGGCCGCACGCCATTTGCTGAGCAAGGGTGTGGAGCAGCTGAGCATCACCAACCGCACCTATGAAAACGCCCGACCCTTCGCCGATGAGATCGGTGCGCGAATGATACGCTTCGAGAGCTTTCCGGACATGCTGCATGAATTCGACATGATCGTCAGCGCCACCGCGTCACCTGTGCCTGTCGTGACCTACGACTCCGTAAAGGCGGCGATGCGCAAGCGGCAGAATCGACCGCTGCTGATTCTCGATCTCGCCGTGCCGCGTGATGTGGATCCGCGCATCAACGAATTGCCCAGTGTATTTCTGCGAGATCTCGATTCCATCCAAAGTATCATCGATCAGAATCTCGAACAGCGGCGGCAGCAGATACCGAAAGCTGACGCCATCGTGACCGAGGAAGTGGTCAACTTCTTTCTCTGGTACAACACGCTGGACGCCGCGCCCACTATACAGCAGTTGCGCGAGAAATTCGAGCAGGTACGCGCCATGGAAGTAGATCGCTACCGAAACAAGATCGACGATACCTCTCTGGAGCTAGTAGAGACGCTGACGAGGCGCATCATCAACAAACTGCTGCATCCGACCATGGTGTCCATACGCAAACCCGCGTACGACAGCAATGAATTCAGTTCGCGTCTGCAACTCGTCCGCGAGCTGTTCAATCTTGAAGAACAGAACACCGATACGACACGGGAGAATATCGAACAATGA
- a CDS encoding GMC family oxidoreductase, whose protein sequence is MRAEYDVVIIGSGAAGSVMAYQTIRNNPGIRVAVLEKGKRVQPQSFTHDTLDMMARVYKNGGLQTTKDNDVVFAQGQAVGGSTVINNAIWLRADLDAVLPEWEKHKAFVDKQALLSAYAEIERALHVVPIDPLMANAGSEFFLKGCRALGIQAEYLKHNRKDCIGCGWCNFGCRYNRKTSMLVTYLPWAEQRGVDIIDGARDVRILHQAGEAKTVEFSGVGDSFSPNATSTIKAGKVIVCAGAIGSSEVLLRSNINPNGRTGLHFHALGGVLVSAEAPMQLDGFDNIGLTCMAHASPDYLVESYFTPPAVFSLSISGWFNEHYRKMKRYNHYAQAGVMVATDPTGRISINKKGHVEIDLVFSQRDVAGLKEGIKTLARIYFAAGALRVIPATYEGIDFLSVNDLTALDARIKAPDDLLLGSAHPQGGNVMSDDPRQGVVDCGFKVHGYSNVYVVDASVFPTNIKANCQATVMAMAHYASKVIVG, encoded by the coding sequence ATGCGGGCGGAGTACGACGTCGTCATCATCGGATCCGGCGCCGCCGGCAGCGTGATGGCGTATCAGACCATCAGGAACAATCCTGGAATACGCGTAGCGGTGCTGGAAAAAGGCAAGCGTGTGCAGCCGCAATCCTTTACCCACGACACATTGGACATGATGGCGCGGGTGTACAAAAACGGCGGCTTGCAGACCACGAAGGACAACGATGTGGTGTTCGCGCAAGGACAGGCGGTAGGCGGATCCACCGTCATCAACAACGCGATCTGGCTGCGCGCGGATCTCGACGCGGTGCTTCCGGAGTGGGAAAAGCACAAGGCCTTCGTAGACAAGCAGGCACTGCTGTCAGCGTATGCGGAGATCGAGCGGGCGCTGCATGTTGTTCCCATCGATCCGCTGATGGCGAACGCGGGTTCGGAGTTTTTTCTCAAGGGCTGCCGCGCCCTGGGTATTCAGGCCGAATATCTCAAGCACAACCGCAAAGACTGCATCGGCTGCGGTTGGTGCAATTTCGGCTGCCGTTACAACCGCAAAACCTCCATGCTGGTTACCTATCTGCCCTGGGCCGAGCAACGCGGTGTGGACATCATAGACGGAGCACGGGATGTGCGTATTCTGCATCAGGCCGGTGAGGCGAAAACGGTGGAGTTTTCCGGAGTGGGCGACAGTTTTTCACCCAACGCGACATCCACCATCAAAGCCGGCAAAGTGATAGTGTGCGCCGGTGCCATCGGCTCGAGCGAGGTATTACTCCGCAGCAACATCAATCCCAACGGTCGAACAGGTCTGCATTTTCACGCGCTGGGCGGCGTGCTGGTCTCCGCCGAGGCACCGATGCAGCTGGATGGCTTCGACAATATCGGACTCACTTGCATGGCGCATGCAAGCCCGGATTATCTCGTCGAATCTTATTTCACACCGCCGGCGGTTTTTTCTCTCAGCATCAGCGGCTGGTTCAACGAGCATTATCGCAAAATGAAGCGCTACAATCATTACGCGCAGGCCGGCGTCATGGTGGCCACGGATCCGACGGGACGCATCAGCATCAACAAAAAGGGTCATGTGGAAATCGATCTGGTTTTTTCGCAGCGGGATGTCGCGGGACTGAAGGAAGGCATCAAAACCCTCGCGCGCATCTATTTCGCGGCGGGTGCGCTGCGCGTCATACCCGCAACCTACGAGGGTATTGATTTCCTTAGCGTCAATGATCTTACGGCTCTGGATGCGCGGATCAAGGCGCCGGACGATTTGCTGCTGGGTTCGGCGCATCCGCAGGGCGGGAATGTCATGAGCGACGATCCGCGGCAGGGCGTGGTGGACTGCGGTTTCAAGGTGCATGGCTACAGCAACGTATACGTCGTGGATGCGAGCGTCTTCCCCACGAATATCAAGGCGAATTGCCAGGCCACGGTGATGGCCATGGCGCATTATGCTTCGAAGGTGATTGTCGGATAA
- a CDS encoding FAD-binding protein gives MRTESHRPWKNWGETQSSVPELSFWPESREDISEIIRIAEGSGKTVRAVGSAHSWSDVARTDDYLVFPDKLTRILDIDHYLLNDPTTIPKRFLVHVESGITIRALNAALHSRGLALMNLGGYDGQTICGVTSTSTHGSGIAYPPLSDFIKSMEIVSCRGKVWRIEPSQTSGMALTNPAAYASSHPDRETHELVQNDDWFYAAIVGVGCLGIIYSVVLEVREAFLLKETRTVSTWQAVKQQLRDGKIYAMPEHYELLFNPYKVDGSNRCLVTTRVETDRPGNRERSIYIKYKAVLDVSAWWVKLLSIFWPSKIKNTLNSAIDALRDDEYTEQSFKVFHIGDANEIRVFSAEYAIPVENDTWIAAIDRLMEVAERIGREKKRYLTVPVAVRFVKATRALLSPMYGRDTCMLEVIGLRGVKDTPLILEQIEWALQAHAVRPHWGQVNHITPEQLNEMYPDSIGRWRDVHNQLNMFRTFTNDFSRRVGL, from the coding sequence ATGCGAACGGAATCACACCGCCCCTGGAAAAACTGGGGAGAAACGCAATCATCGGTACCCGAATTGAGCTTCTGGCCTGAAAGCCGGGAGGATATTTCCGAGATTATCAGGATCGCGGAGGGCAGTGGCAAGACGGTCCGCGCCGTCGGATCGGCGCACTCGTGGTCTGACGTTGCGAGAACAGACGACTATCTGGTTTTTCCGGATAAGCTCACGCGCATTCTGGACATTGATCACTATCTCCTGAACGATCCGACGACCATTCCGAAGCGTTTTCTGGTACATGTCGAGTCCGGCATCACCATTCGCGCACTCAACGCGGCTCTGCATTCTCGTGGTCTCGCGTTGATGAATCTGGGCGGCTACGATGGACAAACGATTTGCGGCGTCACTTCCACCTCCACGCATGGTTCCGGCATTGCCTATCCGCCGCTCAGCGATTTCATCAAGTCCATGGAAATCGTATCCTGCCGCGGCAAGGTATGGCGCATCGAACCCTCGCAGACCTCGGGCATGGCGCTCACGAACCCTGCCGCCTATGCCTCGTCACATCCCGATCGCGAAACACATGAATTGGTGCAGAACGACGATTGGTTCTACGCAGCAATTGTCGGCGTGGGATGCCTCGGTATCATCTACTCGGTGGTTCTTGAAGTCCGCGAGGCCTTTTTGCTGAAGGAGACCCGTACGGTCAGCACGTGGCAGGCGGTGAAGCAACAATTGCGTGACGGAAAGATCTACGCCATGCCGGAACACTACGAATTGCTGTTCAATCCCTACAAGGTGGACGGCAGCAATCGTTGTCTGGTCACGACCCGTGTGGAGACGGACAGACCCGGTAACAGAGAGCGGAGCATTTACATCAAGTACAAAGCGGTGCTCGATGTCTCGGCCTGGTGGGTCAAGCTGCTTTCCATCTTCTGGCCTTCAAAAATCAAGAACACCCTGAACAGCGCCATCGATGCGCTCAGAGATGATGAATACACCGAGCAAAGCTTCAAAGTCTTTCACATCGGGGATGCAAACGAGATTCGGGTGTTTTCCGCCGAGTACGCGATTCCGGTCGAAAACGATACCTGGATAGCGGCTATAGACCGCCTGATGGAGGTGGCCGAGCGTATCGGGCGCGAGAAGAAGCGGTATCTCACCGTGCCTGTGGCCGTGCGCTTCGTTAAGGCCACCCGCGCATTGCTGTCTCCGATGTATGGGCGCGACACCTGCATGCTGGAGGTGATCGGGTTGCGCGGCGTCAAGGACACGCCGCTGATTCTTGAGCAGATCGAATGGGCTCTGCAGGCGCACGCGGTGCGTCCGCACTGGGGGCAGGTGAATCACATCACACCGGAGCAACTGAACGAGATGTATCCGGACAGCATCGGCCGGTGGCGTGATGTCCATAATCAGCTGAACATGTTCCGGACATTCACGAACGATTTCTCGCGTCGTGTGGGCCTTTGA